The Alosa sapidissima isolate fAloSap1 chromosome 16, fAloSap1.pri, whole genome shotgun sequence genome has a segment encoding these proteins:
- the tsnax gene encoding translin-associated protein X — translation MSKREGEGCPRKKKTDGTQIQKNDQRETSNINPSSAVLSSFRAFQQELDTKHDKYERLVKISRDITIESKRTIFLLHRVTSVPNVEEVLEEADGKLDSVRQKIGQIAEELRGEDLYQFHRAFTPGIQEYVEAVSFQHFIRHRTLISLEEINARLVFMRGEKEDAKSDQVMTVRQEPAVLTFQVTPTDYLLGVADLTGELMRMCISSVGNGDMDTPFQLGGFLREVHDGFAYIGNTGPYEVSKKLHTLRQSLAKVEDACYTLRVRGSEIPKHMLADVFSSRAVLLDQDEGMA, via the exons ATGAGCAAAAGAGAAG GGGAAGGATGTCCCCGCAAAAAGAAAACCGATGGTACACAGATTCAGAAGAACGATCAACGTGAAACTTCTAACATAAAcccatcttcagctgtgctgtCTTCTTTCAGAG CGTTTCAGCAGGAGCTTGACACTAAACATGACAAGTATGAGCGACTGGTCAAGATAAGTCGTGACATCACAATTGAAAGCAAGAGGACTATTTTTTTGCTTCACAGAGTTACCAG TGTTCCAAATGTGGAGGAAGTGTTGGAAGAAGCTGATGGGAAGCTGGACAGTGTGAGGCAGAAGATTGGGCAGATTGCGGAGGAGCTGAGAGGGGAGGACTTGTATCAGTTCCACAGAGCTTTCACCCCTG GTATTCAGGAGTATGTGGAGGCCGTATCTTTCCAGCACTTTATAAGACATCGCACCCTCATCAGTCTGGAGGAGATCAATGCAAGGCTGGTGTTCATGAGGGGCGAGAAGGAAGATGCCAAG aGTGACCAGGTCATGACCGTGCGGCAGGAGCCGGCCGTGCTGACCTTCCAGGTGACCCCCACGGACTACCTGCTGGGTGTGGCCGACCTCACGGGCGAGCTGATGCGCATGTGCATCAGCAGCGTAGGCAACGGCGACATGGACACACCCTTCCAGCTGGGCGGCTTCCTGCGCGAGGTTCACGATGGCTTCGCCTACATTGGCAACACGGGCCCTTACGAGGTGTCCAAGAAGCTGCACACACTCCGACAGAGCCTGGCCAAGGTGGAGGACGCCTGCTATACCCTTCGAGTGCGCGGCTCCGAGATCCCCAAGCACATGCTGGCTGACGTCTTCTCCAGCCGCGCCGTGCTCCTGGACCAAGATGAAGGCATGGCTTAA